In one window of Verrucomicrobiia bacterium DNA:
- a CDS encoding DUF2007 domain-containing protein: MSLVKVYMTFSSADAQLVWSRLDAAGFHATVFHEGAAMALDGYALAAGGIQVKVPESEAEEARAFLDAPVSELPGDDDSAAS; encoded by the coding sequence ATGTCTCTCGTCAAAGTTTATATGACCTTCAGTTCCGCAGATGCACAGCTCGTCTGGTCGCGGCTGGATGCGGCGGGCTTTCACGCGACGGTGTTTCATGAAGGCGCTGCCATGGCGCTGGATGGTTACGCTCTGGCTGCGGGCGGCATTCAGGTGAAGGTGCCTGAATCTGAGGCTGAAGAGGCCCGCGCTTTTTTAGATGCTCCGGTAAGTGAGCTGCCGGGCGATGATGATTCTGCTGCTTCATGA